The Geobacter sp. AOG2 genome includes a window with the following:
- a CDS encoding FliI/YscN family ATPase, with the protein MPPLNLMKKYRAALESAKPVKLHGKVTQVVGLVIEGYCPDTSVGAICEIRPQSGEPIPAEVVGFRNNKTLLMPLGELRGVGLDSLISVRRENASLGVGPLMLGRVIDGLGNPIDDKGPIRVEEEYPIYATPVNPMTRPPIRKPLDLGIRSINGLLTCGQGQRVGIMAGSGVGKSTLLGMIARYTEADVNVIALIGERGRELREFIEKDLQEQGLKKSVVVVATSDQPPLVRMRGAYIATTIAEYFQKQGKKVLLMMDSATRFAMAMREVGLAIGEPPTTKGYTPSVFAALPKLLERTGNFPDGSITALYTVLVEGDDFNEPISDAMRSILDGHIVLSRSLAARNIYPPIDVLASASRVMADVAPREQMDLAGRFKEALATHRQSEDLINIGAYKAGSNPGIDYAVAHYDGMVTYLKQAVQDPVSMFDAVRDLKKLFES; encoded by the coding sequence ATGCCGCCACTCAATCTGATGAAGAAATACCGGGCTGCGCTGGAGTCGGCCAAGCCGGTCAAATTACACGGCAAGGTCACCCAGGTCGTCGGGTTGGTGATCGAGGGATATTGCCCGGATACCTCGGTTGGGGCCATTTGCGAGATCAGGCCCCAGAGTGGGGAGCCGATCCCGGCGGAGGTCGTCGGCTTCCGCAACAACAAGACCCTCCTCATGCCGTTGGGAGAGCTGCGGGGAGTGGGGCTGGACAGCCTGATCTCCGTCCGGCGGGAAAATGCCTCGCTGGGGGTGGGGCCGCTGATGCTGGGCCGGGTGATCGACGGTCTTGGCAACCCTATTGACGATAAGGGGCCGATCAGGGTCGAGGAGGAGTACCCGATTTACGCCACGCCTGTCAACCCGATGACACGGCCCCCCATCAGGAAGCCGCTCGACCTGGGCATACGGAGCATCAACGGGCTTTTGACCTGCGGCCAGGGGCAGCGGGTCGGCATCATGGCCGGTTCCGGCGTGGGGAAATCGACGCTTTTGGGCATGATCGCCCGCTATACCGAGGCCGACGTCAACGTAATCGCCCTGATCGGCGAACGGGGCCGCGAACTCAGGGAGTTTATCGAGAAGGACCTTCAGGAGCAGGGGCTCAAAAAGTCGGTGGTGGTCGTTGCAACCTCGGACCAGCCGCCGCTTGTGCGCATGCGCGGCGCCTATATCGCCACCACTATTGCCGAATATTTTCAGAAACAGGGCAAGAAGGTGCTGCTGATGATGGATTCGGCCACCCGTTTCGCCATGGCCATGCGCGAGGTCGGCTTGGCCATCGGCGAGCCGCCGACCACCAAGGGATACACGCCGTCGGTTTTTGCCGCTCTGCCCAAGTTGCTGGAGCGCACCGGCAATTTTCCCGACGGCAGCATTACCGCCCTGTACACCGTGCTGGTCGAAGGGGATGATTTCAACGAGCCGATATCGGACGCCATGCGCAGCATCCTGGACGGCCATATCGTTCTCTCGCGCAGCTTGGCGGCGCGCAACATCTACCCGCCCATCGACGTGCTGGCCAGCGCCAGCAGGGTCATGGCGGACGTGGCCCCCCGCGAGCAGATGGACCTGGCCGGCAGGTTCAAGGAAGCCCTGGCGACACACCGCCAGTCGGAGGACCTTATCAATATCGGGGCCTACAAGGCGGGCAGCAATCCCGGTATAGATTATGCTGTAGCACACTATGACGGGATGGTGACCTATCTCAAGCAGGCGGTCCAGGACCCGGTATCCATGTTCGATGCGGTCCGGGATCTTAAAAAGCTTTTTGAGTCCTGA
- the fliJ gene encoding flagellar export protein FliJ, translated as MKGNGFKLEQVLNYRCEIEKMRKQEFASAKREFEHADDRLRREKERVENVSEEFCHRQGELESIQEMRMYADFFARKREDLRNQKDRLDQLGTIMNDRRDFLLDATKDKKVLESLKEQKTKEFKLMMDHKEQTFLDEISIQKKGTKL; from the coding sequence GTGAAAGGTAACGGCTTCAAATTGGAGCAGGTGCTCAACTACCGCTGCGAGATCGAAAAGATGCGCAAGCAGGAGTTTGCCAGCGCCAAGCGGGAGTTTGAGCATGCCGATGACCGGCTCAGGCGGGAAAAAGAGCGCGTCGAAAACGTCTCGGAGGAGTTCTGCCACCGCCAGGGAGAACTGGAGAGCATCCAGGAGATGCGCATGTACGCCGACTTCTTTGCCCGGAAGCGGGAGGACCTCAGGAACCAGAAGGACCGGCTCGACCAGCTTGGAACTATCATGAACGACCGGCGGGATTTCCTGCTGGACGCGACCAAGGATAAAAAAGTGCTGGAATCGCTTAAAGAACAAAAGACGAAAGAGTTTAAACTGATGATGGATCATAAGGAACAGACGTTTCTGGACGAAATCTCCATCCAGAAAAAAGGTACGAAACTCTAA
- a CDS encoding flagellar hook-length control protein FliK — MDTGQMSMMPANVGVATPGSAQLSSSATALPDSGDQAGGLFVGLLAAMTPLSTPQGAAVPVSGDKDAPVPEKSAEAAATAAQQDGLSGLMAGLLNALDAVEKSPATETEARAAAQTPGKKPQDVALNADGLQMALPIQADSGRTPQINDEVEQQASQGPDEQSASAAGDGAEDPAPVAASDRKPQDVGLDAGGMLMAQMLQVTGGRMPQANGAGAQQAVDAPAADGAVTALANKGGTDALSKGASADSATLGAVESQQQASATAGQKNQAVGSDMVSTERGKTPSDRKGSAGAPVSPSGGDVKVQSQQEVTLFRSAPLEVALAESVPQNEVRTTGQTQNVSSAQNTPVDGITAASTEKTPPLQQDIRPVKAGSIPVPAAPSQASAPQPEQAAVPNDRTLEATKSVQAAVVPAAEKAGAEAGGETVQTRPESAVTAKPVQNVAIDAAKLAGAGSSGGEFSAGDDKGTADSFMNGQFHTTLMHQQGNVDGASATGTVAAPLQGSAQPSGLSEQILQQVKDRLAGHEIKTGSDQIVLRLSPENLGELKVNLTMDGQRLKVEIVAQNHMVRDSLLQNSDSLKESLARQNISMDSFSVTTDGRGAGNPGQGQQQNGWREFAQQQQQNAWMSSGGYRLPEVTTVPSQLAYQTPSSHTMVDLHF, encoded by the coding sequence ATGGATACAGGACAGATGAGTATGATGCCGGCGAATGTCGGCGTAGCAACACCGGGTAGCGCGCAGCTATCATCTTCCGCAACGGCGCTGCCGGATTCGGGAGACCAGGCAGGCGGGCTGTTCGTCGGGCTGTTGGCGGCAATGACCCCCCTGAGCACTCCCCAGGGAGCGGCAGTGCCGGTTTCCGGCGACAAAGATGCCCCGGTACCGGAGAAAAGCGCCGAGGCCGCCGCAACGGCGGCACAGCAGGACGGCCTGTCCGGGTTGATGGCGGGATTGTTGAATGCCCTCGACGCGGTCGAAAAATCGCCGGCAACGGAGACGGAAGCACGGGCGGCAGCACAGACCCCGGGCAAAAAACCACAGGATGTGGCCCTGAATGCGGATGGCCTTCAAATGGCCCTGCCGATTCAGGCGGACAGCGGCAGAACGCCGCAGATCAATGACGAGGTTGAGCAGCAGGCGTCTCAGGGGCCGGATGAGCAGTCGGCATCGGCCGCGGGAGACGGCGCTGAAGACCCGGCGCCGGTGGCCGCTTCGGACAGGAAGCCACAGGATGTGGGCCTGGATGCGGGTGGGATGCTGATGGCCCAGATGCTTCAGGTGACGGGCGGTAGAATGCCGCAGGCCAATGGCGCGGGTGCGCAGCAGGCGGTTGATGCCCCGGCTGCCGATGGCGCCGTCACGGCGCTTGCGAACAAGGGCGGCACGGATGCCCTCTCGAAAGGCGCTTCAGCGGATTCCGCCACCCTTGGGGCGGTTGAGTCCCAACAGCAGGCTTCGGCCACCGCCGGGCAGAAGAACCAGGCGGTCGGGAGCGACATGGTTTCCACAGAACGTGGTAAAACGCCAAGCGACCGGAAGGGAAGCGCCGGCGCTCCGGTTTCCCCCTCCGGGGGTGACGTAAAGGTACAATCCCAGCAGGAAGTGACCCTGTTCCGCTCCGCCCCCCTCGAGGTGGCGCTGGCGGAAAGCGTTCCCCAGAATGAGGTCCGCACGACAGGGCAGACTCAAAACGTTTCATCGGCGCAGAATACGCCGGTAGACGGGATTACCGCCGCTTCAACGGAAAAGACGCCGCCGTTGCAGCAGGATATCCGCCCCGTGAAAGCGGGTTCGATACCGGTACCGGCCGCGCCGTCGCAGGCTTCTGCGCCACAGCCGGAGCAGGCGGCAGTACCGAACGACCGTACCCTTGAAGCAACCAAATCCGTTCAGGCGGCTGTTGTGCCTGCGGCAGAAAAAGCAGGTGCGGAAGCTGGAGGGGAAACCGTCCAGACCCGTCCTGAGAGTGCAGTAACGGCAAAGCCGGTGCAAAACGTCGCGATCGACGCGGCGAAACTTGCCGGCGCGGGGTCATCCGGAGGAGAATTCAGCGCCGGTGACGATAAAGGTACGGCCGACAGCTTCATGAACGGCCAGTTCCACACGACCCTGATGCATCAGCAGGGGAATGTGGACGGCGCAAGCGCAACGGGCACCGTCGCCGCTCCGCTTCAGGGCAGTGCACAGCCGTCCGGTCTTTCGGAGCAGATTTTGCAGCAGGTGAAGGATCGTCTTGCCGGTCACGAGATCAAAACGGGCAGCGATCAGATCGTGCTCAGGCTCTCCCCTGAGAACCTCGGCGAGTTGAAGGTGAACCTGACCATGGATGGGCAGCGTCTGAAGGTCGAGATCGTTGCGCAAAACCACATGGTGCGCGATAGCCTGCTGCAAAACAGCGATTCGCTCAAGGAATCGCTGGCGCGTCAAAATATCAGCATGGATTCGTTTAGCGTGACCACCGACGGCCGCGGCGCAGGAAATCCCGGCCAGGGGCAGCAACAGAACGGCTGGCGCGAGTTTGCCCAGCAGCAACAGCAGAACGCCTGGATGTCGTCCGGTGGCTATCGCCTGCCGGAGGTGACGACGGTCCCGAGCCAACTGGCGTATCAAACGCCATCATCCCATACGATGGTCGATCTCCATTTCTAA
- a CDS encoding flagellar hook assembly protein FlgD: MVSSVTSTTDTSSASAQMQKDLGFTSQDFMKLFIAQLQNQDPLSPQDSSQMMTQLAQMAQVEQAYDTNTNLQSLLTAQNNATSMDTVAFIGKTVKANGSSVSFDGSKAATLQYNLSGASASSTITITDSSGKTVKTATVSAQSAGDNSYTWDGTNNSGTTVPAGAYTFSVSSTSSGGSALTATTYTTGTVDGVAFVNGTPTLTIGSVSVSLSDIINVKGA; the protein is encoded by the coding sequence ATGGTAAGCAGCGTAACTTCAACAACCGATACATCGTCGGCTTCGGCCCAAATGCAAAAGGACCTGGGCTTTACCAGCCAGGACTTTATGAAGCTCTTCATCGCCCAGTTGCAGAATCAGGACCCATTGTCACCCCAGGATTCATCGCAGATGATGACGCAATTGGCCCAGATGGCACAGGTGGAACAGGCCTACGACACGAACACCAACCTGCAGAGCCTGCTGACGGCACAGAATAACGCCACCAGCATGGACACCGTGGCGTTTATCGGCAAGACCGTCAAGGCGAACGGCAGCAGCGTGTCGTTCGACGGGTCAAAGGCGGCGACGCTTCAGTACAACCTTTCCGGCGCCTCGGCCTCATCCACCATCACCATCACCGATTCGTCGGGAAAGACCGTCAAGACCGCCACCGTTTCGGCGCAGTCCGCAGGGGACAACAGCTATACCTGGGACGGCACCAACAACAGCGGAACAACGGTTCCGGCCGGGGCCTACACCTTCTCCGTATCGAGCACGTCGTCCGGCGGCTCCGCCCTGACGGCAACGACCTATACGACCGGGACGGTTGACGGCGTGGCATTTGTCAACGGTACTCCGACCCTCACCATCGGCTCCGTGTCGGTGTCATTGTCGGATATCATCAACGTTAAGGGGGCGTAA
- a CDS encoding TIGR02530 family flagellar biosynthesis protein, with product MVDQIFFPNPVQPGRQERPQPQKPTSGQVSDSSFARVLDEKLPAQGVKFSQHAQERLKSRNIVLSANDIANLEGAVNNVAQKGGKESLVMMKDAALVVSITNRTVVTALDRSQMQGNVFTNIDSAVII from the coding sequence ATGGTAGACCAGATTTTTTTCCCAAACCCCGTCCAGCCGGGGAGGCAAGAACGCCCCCAGCCGCAGAAGCCGACAAGCGGACAGGTTTCGGATTCTTCGTTTGCCCGAGTACTGGATGAAAAGCTCCCGGCTCAGGGAGTAAAGTTCTCGCAACATGCTCAGGAGAGGCTCAAATCGCGTAACATCGTCCTCTCCGCCAACGACATCGCCAATCTTGAAGGGGCTGTCAATAATGTGGCCCAGAAAGGCGGCAAGGAATCTCTGGTCATGATGAAAGACGCGGCGCTGGTGGTGAGCATCACGAACCGCACCGTGGTAACCGCACTGGACAGAAGCCAGATGCAGGGAAATGTTTTTACGAATATCGATTCCGCGGTCATTATCTAG
- a CDS encoding flagellar hook-basal body protein, translated as MSLTSAMYTGTSGLLSQAQAISVIGNNLANTNTVGYKTASTLFSDLLYQTAGNNSQIGTGVKVQSVGTNFTEGSLAPSTNVTDLAIQGNGFFALCGPGSTSATAATAYYSRAGSFKLDSTGLGLVNSDGYKVLGADGNAIVFAGTYNDGTNNLTFSKVSGVDSNGNISLLYSDAAGNTATVYYAGSNGTTGTTPVTTVAGGAVAIAEATVANPDGMAKQGNSLYKLTSASGAATGTPAAGMVFTAANGTSETMLSNYLEQSNVDMATELVSMITTQRAYSANSKTITTADQMTQEVLSLKQ; from the coding sequence ATGAGTCTTACATCCGCAATGTACACGGGAACGAGCGGTCTGCTGTCCCAGGCGCAAGCCATCAGCGTCATAGGCAACAACCTCGCCAATACCAATACGGTCGGTTACAAAACCGCCAGCACGCTCTTTTCCGATTTGCTCTACCAAACCGCCGGGAATAATTCCCAGATCGGCACCGGCGTAAAGGTTCAAAGCGTCGGCACCAACTTTACCGAAGGGTCATTGGCGCCTTCGACCAACGTCACCGACCTGGCGATCCAGGGTAACGGTTTCTTTGCCCTCTGCGGCCCCGGCTCCACATCGGCTACCGCGGCTACGGCCTATTACAGCCGGGCGGGTTCCTTCAAGCTCGACAGCACCGGCCTGGGGCTGGTCAATTCCGACGGCTACAAGGTGTTAGGCGCCGACGGCAACGCCATCGTCTTCGCAGGAACGTACAACGATGGCACCAATAACCTCACCTTTTCCAAGGTCTCCGGGGTGGACTCCAACGGCAACATCTCGCTGCTGTATTCCGACGCGGCCGGCAACACGGCCACGGTATACTATGCAGGCAGCAACGGCACAACCGGCACGACCCCCGTCACAACCGTTGCCGGCGGCGCAGTGGCAATAGCCGAGGCAACCGTGGCCAATCCCGACGGGATGGCCAAGCAGGGGAATTCGCTTTACAAATTGACGAGCGCGTCGGGCGCGGCGACCGGTACGCCGGCAGCGGGCATGGTGTTTACCGCGGCCAACGGCACCTCCGAAACCATGCTCTCCAACTACCTGGAGCAGAGCAACGTGGACATGGCGACGGAACTTGTCAGCATGATCACCACCCAGCGGGCCTATTCCGCCAACTCCAAGACCATCACCACGGCGGACCAGATGACCCAGGAAGTGTTGAGCCTCAAGCAGTAA
- the fliL gene encoding flagellar basal body-associated protein FliL, whose protein sequence is MAKDDQAAVETEGGSGGNKKLFIIIGAAVAVAVILGVVVFMMAGKGDKKDKGKEEAKVEAKAEAGGHGGEGGGKEGAAVSNIYPLEPFIVNIYDGQELRYLKIKIELEMVGAGVKADLDARLAAIRDSILVLLSAKTLQDIQDVQGKNQLKEEILAAINKNIPPGKVAKVYFTDFVVQ, encoded by the coding sequence ATGGCCAAGGACGATCAGGCTGCTGTTGAAACGGAAGGCGGAAGCGGCGGCAACAAGAAGCTGTTTATCATCATCGGGGCTGCCGTTGCAGTAGCGGTCATCCTGGGCGTCGTCGTCTTCATGATGGCGGGTAAAGGGGACAAAAAGGATAAGGGCAAGGAAGAAGCCAAGGTCGAGGCCAAGGCCGAGGCCGGCGGACACGGCGGCGAAGGGGGCGGCAAGGAAGGGGCGGCGGTAAGCAACATCTATCCGCTGGAGCCGTTTATCGTTAACATCTACGACGGCCAGGAACTGCGCTACCTCAAGATCAAGATCGAGCTGGAGATGGTCGGGGCCGGCGTCAAGGCGGATCTCGATGCGCGCCTGGCGGCCATCAGGGATTCGATCCTGGTGCTTCTGAGCGCCAAGACCCTTCAGGACATACAGGATGTGCAGGGGAAAAACCAGCTCAAGGAAGAGATCCTGGCGGCGATAAACAAGAACATCCCGCCCGGCAAGGTCGCCAAGGTCTATTTCACCGACTTCGTTGTCCAGTAG
- the fliM gene encoding flagellar motor switch protein FliM: MEKILTKAEIEALLNAVFDGRIEPEKELAKTEGTAVTYDLFNTEAHKGFVPNLDIVYDSLIRYNRVTLSNRLRKVVEIKKVGARSYKFDDFLQTLPSPACMAIFKIEPLKGAALIAFDSPLVLALVDSLLGGTGNSKVTAASRLFTSIEVRLVEKIAKDILQDFEKAWAPLYATHMNLLRMEMNPRLVNIVPPEYQIVTMSLKIQIEETAGNIVFAVPYMTIDPIRDKLKSGMQFDLMAIDPQWSYRLSSEILEAPLEVSVEMGNAGISLRELLDLTVGDTIMLDKPCSSELLAKIEGMPKFSCVPGIRHGNKAIQITKIKGGSSE, translated from the coding sequence ATGGAAAAGATTCTCACCAAAGCAGAGATCGAGGCGCTCTTAAACGCCGTCTTCGACGGCAGGATCGAGCCGGAGAAGGAACTGGCCAAGACCGAAGGGACCGCCGTCACCTATGACCTCTTCAACACGGAGGCCCACAAGGGCTTTGTCCCCAACCTGGACATTGTCTACGACAGCTTGATCCGTTATAATCGCGTCACCCTCTCCAACCGGCTGCGCAAAGTGGTCGAGATCAAGAAGGTCGGCGCCCGTTCCTACAAGTTCGACGATTTCCTCCAGACCCTGCCGTCGCCCGCCTGCATGGCCATCTTCAAGATCGAACCCCTGAAGGGGGCCGCACTGATCGCCTTCGACAGCCCGCTGGTGCTGGCCCTGGTGGACAGCCTGCTCGGCGGTACCGGCAATTCGAAGGTTACCGCCGCCAGCCGGCTTTTTACGTCGATCGAGGTACGGCTGGTGGAGAAGATCGCCAAGGACATCCTGCAGGATTTCGAGAAGGCGTGGGCGCCGCTCTACGCAACCCATATGAATCTGCTGCGCATGGAGATGAATCCCCGTCTGGTCAACATCGTTCCGCCCGAGTACCAGATCGTGACCATGTCGCTCAAGATCCAGATTGAAGAGACAGCCGGGAATATCGTGTTTGCCGTCCCGTACATGACCATCGACCCGATACGCGACAAGCTGAAGTCGGGGATGCAGTTCGACCTGATGGCCATCGATCCCCAGTGGTCGTACCGGCTTTCGTCCGAAATCCTCGAGGCCCCGCTTGAGGTCTCCGTGGAGATGGGCAATGCCGGAATCTCCCTGCGGGAACTTCTGGACCTTACGGTCGGCGATACGATCATGTTGGACAAACCCTGTTCCAGCGAACTGCTGGCCAAGATCGAGGGGATGCCGAAATTCAGTTGTGTCCCCGGTATCCGCCATGGCAATAAAGCGATTCAGATCACCAAGATAAAAGGGGGCAGCAGTGAGTGA
- the fliN gene encoding flagellar motor switch protein FliN, translating to MSDKPEVNEPEQDRKNLDFILDIPLQVTVELGRTKLLVKDILQLNQGAVVELTKLAGEPLDIFVNSKLVARGEAVVINDKFGVRLVDIVSPNERVEKIL from the coding sequence GTGAGTGACAAGCCTGAAGTGAACGAGCCGGAACAGGACAGGAAGAACCTCGACTTCATCCTTGACATCCCCTTGCAGGTTACCGTGGAACTGGGCCGTACCAAGCTTCTGGTCAAGGATATCCTCCAGCTTAACCAGGGGGCGGTGGTGGAGTTGACCAAACTGGCCGGCGAACCTCTGGATATCTTCGTCAACTCCAAACTGGTCGCGCGGGGCGAGGCCGTGGTCATCAACGACAAGTTCGGCGTGCGCCTGGTCGATATCGTCAGCCCCAACGAGCGCGTGGAGAAGATTTTGTGA
- the fliO gene encoding flagellar biosynthetic protein FliO: MRGAVPALLLCLPSIACAENTTGQEFSFFSSFLQMIAALAVVIGLILITWHFFNRFTRGIAAGRFAAKHIRVVESRYIAPKKSLILVEVGGEYLLLSCTDDRLTLIKQIDMLEEIEILPEGTGSATGFAGILDRLRS; the protein is encoded by the coding sequence GTGAGAGGTGCGGTTCCCGCGCTACTCCTTTGCCTGCCATCCATCGCCTGCGCCGAAAACACCACCGGGCAGGAATTCAGTTTTTTTTCCAGTTTTCTCCAGATGATTGCCGCCCTGGCGGTCGTTATCGGCTTGATCCTCATCACGTGGCACTTCTTCAACAGGTTCACCAGGGGCATCGCCGCCGGAAGATTCGCTGCAAAGCATATCCGCGTGGTGGAGTCCCGCTACATCGCCCCCAAAAAGTCGCTCATACTCGTCGAGGTGGGGGGGGAATATCTGCTTTTGTCGTGTACCGACGACAGACTTACCCTCATCAAGCAGATCGACATGCTTGAGGAGATCGAGATCCTTCCCGAGGGCACGGGGAGCGCAACGGGCTTTGCGGGGATTTTGGACAGGCTGCGATCATGA
- the fliP gene encoding flagellar type III secretion system pore protein FliP (The bacterial flagellar biogenesis protein FliP forms a type III secretion system (T3SS)-type pore required for flagellar assembly.) — protein sequence MTKKLCFLAVPALAVLVSATALAADPLPFPALNIGVGAATKPGDVAMTIQIFLLLTVLSLAPGLLIMTTSFTRISVVLSFVRTAMGTQQAPSNQIILALSMFLTFFIMSPVWQQINKDAYQPWKAQQISQDQAMERAVKPVRTFMLTQTREKDLALFVSLSKLPRPKNADDIPTLTIIPAFMISELRTAFQIGFLIYIPFIVVDMVVASVLMSMGMMMLPPVMISLPFKILLFVLVDGWGLVIGSLVKSFG from the coding sequence ATGACGAAAAAACTCTGTTTTCTGGCAGTCCCCGCCCTGGCGGTGCTTGTCTCCGCCACGGCCCTGGCGGCCGATCCGCTGCCGTTTCCGGCGTTGAATATCGGTGTGGGTGCGGCGACCAAGCCCGGCGACGTTGCCATGACCATCCAGATCTTCCTGCTGTTGACGGTCCTCTCCCTGGCTCCGGGCCTGTTGATCATGACGACCTCGTTCACCCGCATCTCGGTAGTGCTTTCCTTCGTGCGCACCGCCATGGGGACCCAGCAGGCGCCGTCCAACCAGATCATTCTGGCGCTCTCCATGTTCCTGACCTTTTTCATCATGAGCCCGGTCTGGCAACAGATCAACAAGGACGCCTACCAACCCTGGAAGGCCCAGCAGATCAGCCAGGATCAGGCTATGGAGCGGGCCGTCAAGCCGGTGCGGACGTTCATGCTCACCCAGACCAGGGAAAAGGACCTGGCGCTGTTCGTCAGCCTCTCCAAGCTGCCGCGGCCCAAGAATGCCGACGACATCCCGACCCTGACCATTATCCCCGCCTTCATGATCTCGGAGCTGAGGACCGCCTTCCAGATCGGTTTTTTGATTTACATTCCCTTCATCGTGGTTGACATGGTGGTGGCCTCGGTACTGATGTCCATGGGCATGATGATGCTGCCGCCGGTCATGATTTCGCTCCCCTTCAAGATCCTGCTCTTTGTGCTGGTCGACGGGTGGGGGTTGGTGATAGGGTCGTTGGTGAAGAGTTTCGGATAA
- the fliQ gene encoding flagellar biosynthesis protein FliQ produces the protein MTPEFVVQLARRSFETTLLLAAPLLIGSLVVGLLISIFQAVTSINEATLTFAPKIIVVMIAMIIFFPWMMSYMSDFTREIYSFIATMRR, from the coding sequence ATGACACCCGAATTTGTTGTCCAGCTTGCGCGCCGCAGCTTCGAGACGACGCTCCTCCTGGCTGCCCCGCTCCTTATCGGCAGCCTGGTGGTTGGTTTGCTCATAAGCATTTTCCAGGCGGTGACCTCCATCAACGAAGCCACCCTGACGTTTGCCCCGAAGATCATCGTCGTCATGATCGCCATGATAATCTTCTTCCCCTGGATGATGAGTTATATGAGCGATTTTACCCGCGAGATCTACTCCTTCATCGCCACCATGCGCCGCTGA
- the fliR gene encoding flagellar biosynthetic protein FliR gives MVPLYPFPSPGEVIVFALVLSRIAGIFAALPTFGGRAVPTRIKVVIAFMITLVCFPVLKITPPPMPSDAFTLGLLALSEVAVGLTLAFVAQMVFSAVEFSGQIIGMQMGLTISSILDPTRGTQVQLMSVLQSLFATLLFLALDVHHVFIRAIVESFRIIPIGGWHVSGQLVSFLVQRTSDIFVLGIRLAAPVMVSLLLATVALGIMARAFPQMNIFIVSMPLNIGLGFLIMGGTLMIFFHVLEVAFGNLNGQIGTLFRLMAKGG, from the coding sequence ATGGTGCCGCTCTACCCCTTTCCCTCGCCGGGCGAGGTGATCGTCTTTGCCCTGGTGCTGAGCCGCATAGCCGGCATCTTCGCGGCGTTGCCGACCTTCGGCGGGCGGGCGGTGCCGACGCGCATCAAGGTCGTGATCGCGTTCATGATCACCCTGGTCTGTTTCCCGGTCCTGAAGATAACCCCGCCGCCGATGCCGTCGGACGCCTTTACCCTGGGCCTTCTGGCCTTGAGCGAGGTGGCGGTCGGGCTCACGCTGGCGTTTGTCGCCCAGATGGTCTTCAGCGCGGTCGAGTTCAGCGGCCAGATCATCGGTATGCAAATGGGACTGACGATCTCCTCGATCCTCGATCCCACCCGGGGCACCCAGGTCCAGCTCATGTCCGTGCTGCAGAGCCTGTTTGCGACGCTGCTTTTCCTGGCTCTCGACGTCCATCACGTGTTCATCCGCGCCATCGTCGAAAGTTTCCGCATAATCCCCATCGGCGGCTGGCACGTTTCGGGTCAACTGGTTTCCTTTCTGGTCCAGCGCACCTCCGACATCTTCGTGCTCGGCATCCGTCTGGCAGCCCCCGTGATGGTATCGCTCCTTTTGGCCACCGTGGCCCTGGGCATCATGGCGCGCGCTTTTCCGCAGATGAATATCTTCATCGTCAGCATGCCGCTCAACATCGGTCTCGGTTTTTTGATCATGGGCGGGACGCTGATGATCTTCTTTCACGTCCTGGAAGTGGCATTCGGTAATCTGAACGGACAGATCGGCACCCTTTTCAGATTGATGGCAAAGGGGGGATGA